In Chiroxiphia lanceolata isolate bChiLan1 chromosome 9, bChiLan1.pri, whole genome shotgun sequence, one DNA window encodes the following:
- the LOC116791070 gene encoding cytochrome c-type heme lyase produces the protein MGLSASSPAPAGQSPDASRQYQTAFPPSECPMHQEKMSGCPMHMKTADHRTENTDDVPAHQERAYEFVACPVKSGSSQVKDDIDPSNMMPPPNQQPSPGQPFPLSTVREESSIPRAHSDKKWVYPSEQMFWNAMLRKGWRWKDDDITSEDMTNIIKIHNQNNEQAWKEILKWEALHAAECPCGPSLMRFGGKAKEYSPRARIRSWMGYELPFDRHDWIVDRCGKEVRYVIDYYDGGAVDKNYQFTILDVRPALDSLSAVWDRTKVAWWRWTS, from the exons ATGGGTTTGTCTGcatcctccccagctcctgcaggtcAGTCGCCAGATGCATCCAGGCAGTACCAGACGGCATTTCCACCTTCAGAATGTCCCATGCATCAGGAAAAAATGAGCG GTTGTCCAATGCACATGAAAACTGCTGatcacagaactgaaaacacagaTGATGTTCCTGCACATCAAGAAAGAGCTTATGAGTTTGTAGCATGTCCTGTGAAGTCTGGTTCATCTCAAGTGAAAGATGACATAGATCCTAGCAATATG ATGCCTCCTCCTAATCAGCAGCCATCCCCAGGTCAACCATTTCCATTGTCAACTGTTAGAGAAGAATCTTCTATTCCTAGAGCACATTCTGACAAGAAATGGGTCTACCCTTCAGAGCAAATGTTCTGGAATGCTATGCTAAGAAAAGG GTGGAGATGGAAAGATGATGACATAACAAGTGAAGACATGACCAACATCATTAAGATTCACAACCAAAATAATGAACAAGCTTGGAAGGAGATTTTGAAGTGGGAAGCTCTTCATGCTGC GGAGTGTCCGTGTGGACCATCACTGATGCGGTTTGGAGGCAAAGCAAAGGAGTATTCACCAAGAGCCAGAATACGTTCATGGATGGG ATATGAGCTACCCTTTGACAGACATGATTGGATTGTTGACCGGTGTGGAAAAGAAGTGCGCTACGTTATTGATTACTATGATGGCGGAGCAGTGGATAAGAACTACCAGTTCACCATCCTGGATGTGCGCCCTGCATTGGACTCTCTCTCGGCTGTGTGGGACAGAACAAAGGTAGCTTGGTGGCGCTGGACTTCATAG
- the RWDD3 gene encoding RWD domain-containing protein 3 isoform X5, producing the protein MHGISFRIQITVKELLDTDVLLKLLFHLPVSYPSTVPDISVNSDQLTRTQCMDVKDKLLEQAKKHLSEPMVHDLILWIQQHLKDVIKQSATVCSEKTTSSKGTSTEDGIWMLLLHLDHMRAKAKYVKTVEKWASDLRLTGRLMFMGKIILILLQGDRSSIKDYLILQKTCKVDVDSSRKKCKEKMMSVLCETEVQSQHKRFQTFEVKEYSTLKELQKEFETAGLTTLFSEFVPPLLK; encoded by the exons ATGCATGGAATCTCATTTAGAATTCAAATCACTGTGAAAGAACTTCTGGATACAGATGTACTTTTAAAGTTGTTATTTCATTTACCAGTCAGTTATCCATCAACTGTACCAGATATTTCTGTTAACTCAGACCAGCTTACAAGGACCCAATGTATGGACGTGAAAGATAAATTACTTGAACAAGCAAAGAAGCATCTTTCTGAACCCATGGTACATGATCTGATTCTTTGGATACAGCAGCATCTTAAAGATGTCATTAAGCAATCAGCAACAGTTTGCAGTGAAAAAACTACTTCCTCAAAAGGAACAAGTACAGAAGATGGTATCTGGATGCTCCTTTTGCATTTAGATCACATGAGAGCAAAGGCAAAATACgtgaaaactgtggaaaaatgGGCTTCAGATCTAAGGCTGACTGGAAGACTGATGTTCATGGGCAAGATAATATTGATTCTTCTTCAGGGTGACAGGAGCAGCATTAAG gACTATTTGATTCTTCAGAAAACTTGTAAGGTAGATGTGGActcaagcagaaagaaatgcaaagagaaaatgatGAGTGTACTGTGTGAGACAGAAGTACAATCACAGCATAAAAG GTTTCAGACATTTGAAGTCAAAGAATACTCAACACTGAAGGAGTTACAAAAGGAATTTGAAACTGCAGGACTTACAACTCTTTTCTCTGAGTTTGTGCCTcctctcttaaaataa
- the RWDD3 gene encoding RWD domain-containing protein 3 isoform X2 — protein sequence MIIFYLIDTILLHGRGAKVEMHGISFRIQITVKELLDTDVLLKLLFHLPVSYPSTVPDISVNSDQLTRTQCMDVKDKLLEQAKKHLSEPMVHDLILWIQQHLKDVIKQSATVCSEKTTSSKGTSTEDGIWMLLLHLDHMRAKAKYVKTVEKWASDLRLTGRLMFMGKIILILLQGDRSSIKDYLILQKTCKVDVDSSRKKCKEKMMSVLCETEVQSQHKRFQTFEVKEYSTLKELQKEFETAGLTTLFSEFVPPLLK from the exons ATGATCATCTTTTATCTGATTGATACCATCTTACTTCATGGAAGAGGAGCAAAAGTAG aGATGCATGGAATCTCATTTAGAATTCAAATCACTGTGAAAGAACTTCTGGATACAGATGTACTTTTAAAGTTGTTATTTCATTTACCAGTCAGTTATCCATCAACTGTACCAGATATTTCTGTTAACTCAGACCAGCTTACAAGGACCCAATGTATGGACGTGAAAGATAAATTACTTGAACAAGCAAAGAAGCATCTTTCTGAACCCATGGTACATGATCTGATTCTTTGGATACAGCAGCATCTTAAAGATGTCATTAAGCAATCAGCAACAGTTTGCAGTGAAAAAACTACTTCCTCAAAAGGAACAAGTACAGAAGATGGTATCTGGATGCTCCTTTTGCATTTAGATCACATGAGAGCAAAGGCAAAATACgtgaaaactgtggaaaaatgGGCTTCAGATCTAAGGCTGACTGGAAGACTGATGTTCATGGGCAAGATAATATTGATTCTTCTTCAGGGTGACAGGAGCAGCATTAAG gACTATTTGATTCTTCAGAAAACTTGTAAGGTAGATGTGGActcaagcagaaagaaatgcaaagagaaaatgatGAGTGTACTGTGTGAGACAGAAGTACAATCACAGCATAAAAG GTTTCAGACATTTGAAGTCAAAGAATACTCAACACTGAAGGAGTTACAAAAGGAATTTGAAACTGCAGGACTTACAACTCTTTTCTCTGAGTTTGTGCCTcctctcttaaaataa
- the RWDD3 gene encoding RWD domain-containing protein 3 isoform X3, which yields MAEMHGISFRIQITVKELLDTDVLLKLLFHLPVSYPSTVPDISVNSDQLTRTQCMDVKDKLLEQAKKHLSEPMVHDLILWIQQHLKDVIKQSATVCSEKTTSSKGTSTEDGIWMLLLHLDHMRAKAKYVKTVEKWASDLRLTGRLMFMGKIILILLQGDRSSIKDYLILQKTCKVDVDSSRKKCKEKMMSVLCETEVQSQHKRFQTFEVKEYSTLKELQKEFETAGLTTLFSEFVPPLLK from the exons ATGGCTG aGATGCATGGAATCTCATTTAGAATTCAAATCACTGTGAAAGAACTTCTGGATACAGATGTACTTTTAAAGTTGTTATTTCATTTACCAGTCAGTTATCCATCAACTGTACCAGATATTTCTGTTAACTCAGACCAGCTTACAAGGACCCAATGTATGGACGTGAAAGATAAATTACTTGAACAAGCAAAGAAGCATCTTTCTGAACCCATGGTACATGATCTGATTCTTTGGATACAGCAGCATCTTAAAGATGTCATTAAGCAATCAGCAACAGTTTGCAGTGAAAAAACTACTTCCTCAAAAGGAACAAGTACAGAAGATGGTATCTGGATGCTCCTTTTGCATTTAGATCACATGAGAGCAAAGGCAAAATACgtgaaaactgtggaaaaatgGGCTTCAGATCTAAGGCTGACTGGAAGACTGATGTTCATGGGCAAGATAATATTGATTCTTCTTCAGGGTGACAGGAGCAGCATTAAG gACTATTTGATTCTTCAGAAAACTTGTAAGGTAGATGTGGActcaagcagaaagaaatgcaaagagaaaatgatGAGTGTACTGTGTGAGACAGAAGTACAATCACAGCATAAAAG GTTTCAGACATTTGAAGTCAAAGAATACTCAACACTGAAGGAGTTACAAAAGGAATTTGAAACTGCAGGACTTACAACTCTTTTCTCTGAGTTTGTGCCTcctctcttaaaataa
- the RWDD3 gene encoding RWD domain-containing protein 3 isoform X4, which translates to MKMHGISFRIQITVKELLDTDVLLKLLFHLPVSYPSTVPDISVNSDQLTRTQCMDVKDKLLEQAKKHLSEPMVHDLILWIQQHLKDVIKQSATVCSEKTTSSKGTSTEDGIWMLLLHLDHMRAKAKYVKTVEKWASDLRLTGRLMFMGKIILILLQGDRSSIKDYLILQKTCKVDVDSSRKKCKEKMMSVLCETEVQSQHKRFQTFEVKEYSTLKELQKEFETAGLTTLFSEFVPPLLK; encoded by the exons ATGA aGATGCATGGAATCTCATTTAGAATTCAAATCACTGTGAAAGAACTTCTGGATACAGATGTACTTTTAAAGTTGTTATTTCATTTACCAGTCAGTTATCCATCAACTGTACCAGATATTTCTGTTAACTCAGACCAGCTTACAAGGACCCAATGTATGGACGTGAAAGATAAATTACTTGAACAAGCAAAGAAGCATCTTTCTGAACCCATGGTACATGATCTGATTCTTTGGATACAGCAGCATCTTAAAGATGTCATTAAGCAATCAGCAACAGTTTGCAGTGAAAAAACTACTTCCTCAAAAGGAACAAGTACAGAAGATGGTATCTGGATGCTCCTTTTGCATTTAGATCACATGAGAGCAAAGGCAAAATACgtgaaaactgtggaaaaatgGGCTTCAGATCTAAGGCTGACTGGAAGACTGATGTTCATGGGCAAGATAATATTGATTCTTCTTCAGGGTGACAGGAGCAGCATTAAG gACTATTTGATTCTTCAGAAAACTTGTAAGGTAGATGTGGActcaagcagaaagaaatgcaaagagaaaatgatGAGTGTACTGTGTGAGACAGAAGTACAATCACAGCATAAAAG GTTTCAGACATTTGAAGTCAAAGAATACTCAACACTGAAGGAGTTACAAAAGGAATTTGAAACTGCAGGACTTACAACTCTTTTCTCTGAGTTTGTGCCTcctctcttaaaataa
- the RWDD3 gene encoding RWD domain-containing protein 3 isoform X1 has protein sequence MSELAREELSALAAIYCEPGGCELLAASEMHGISFRIQITVKELLDTDVLLKLLFHLPVSYPSTVPDISVNSDQLTRTQCMDVKDKLLEQAKKHLSEPMVHDLILWIQQHLKDVIKQSATVCSEKTTSSKGTSTEDGIWMLLLHLDHMRAKAKYVKTVEKWASDLRLTGRLMFMGKIILILLQGDRSSIKDYLILQKTCKVDVDSSRKKCKEKMMSVLCETEVQSQHKRFQTFEVKEYSTLKELQKEFETAGLTTLFSEFVPPLLK, from the exons ATGTCGGAGCTGGCGCGGGAGGAGCTGTCGGCGCTCGCCGCCATCTACTGCGAGCCGGGCGGCTGCGAGCTGCTGGCGGCCTCAG aGATGCATGGAATCTCATTTAGAATTCAAATCACTGTGAAAGAACTTCTGGATACAGATGTACTTTTAAAGTTGTTATTTCATTTACCAGTCAGTTATCCATCAACTGTACCAGATATTTCTGTTAACTCAGACCAGCTTACAAGGACCCAATGTATGGACGTGAAAGATAAATTACTTGAACAAGCAAAGAAGCATCTTTCTGAACCCATGGTACATGATCTGATTCTTTGGATACAGCAGCATCTTAAAGATGTCATTAAGCAATCAGCAACAGTTTGCAGTGAAAAAACTACTTCCTCAAAAGGAACAAGTACAGAAGATGGTATCTGGATGCTCCTTTTGCATTTAGATCACATGAGAGCAAAGGCAAAATACgtgaaaactgtggaaaaatgGGCTTCAGATCTAAGGCTGACTGGAAGACTGATGTTCATGGGCAAGATAATATTGATTCTTCTTCAGGGTGACAGGAGCAGCATTAAG gACTATTTGATTCTTCAGAAAACTTGTAAGGTAGATGTGGActcaagcagaaagaaatgcaaagagaaaatgatGAGTGTACTGTGTGAGACAGAAGTACAATCACAGCATAAAAG GTTTCAGACATTTGAAGTCAAAGAATACTCAACACTGAAGGAGTTACAAAAGGAATTTGAAACTGCAGGACTTACAACTCTTTTCTCTGAGTTTGTGCCTcctctcttaaaataa